In Kordia antarctica, the following proteins share a genomic window:
- a CDS encoding redoxin domain-containing protein: MNSLLKSIFIVLFPAFAVFAMIDSFWYVLNTGITLLHITHLLTAASIVFFFSRIYIKPIPRTDSVLKPYTFSIFLGCLLASLALSLEEGVVFRLSCTIFNIILTLGWIIYLVWYSYFQKRNPDHNDILKVGKTLPLLTFENSKKEIVTTERFAGTPSIFMFYRGNWCPFCMAQIKEIINQHEELTKRNINTIFISSQPHGFSKKLAKKYPLDFQFLVDINCNVAKQLNIFTEYGLPFGFQIFGFKSDMILPTVVITDSNEKIIYTNETDQYRSRPEPSILLKIIDENV; this comes from the coding sequence ATGAACTCCCTACTAAAATCCATTTTCATTGTCCTATTTCCTGCTTTTGCTGTGTTTGCAATGATAGATAGCTTTTGGTATGTACTGAATACTGGAATTACATTATTACACATAACGCACTTACTAACAGCTGCTTCCATTGTTTTTTTCTTCTCTCGAATTTACATTAAACCAATACCGCGAACAGATTCGGTTTTAAAACCATATACATTTAGTATCTTTTTAGGATGTTTATTGGCTTCGTTAGCTTTGAGTTTAGAAGAAGGAGTCGTTTTTCGCCTAAGTTGTACTATTTTTAATATTATATTGACGTTAGGTTGGATTATCTATTTAGTATGGTATTCCTATTTTCAGAAGCGAAATCCTGATCATAACGATATTTTAAAAGTTGGGAAAACACTTCCGTTGTTGACTTTTGAAAACAGTAAGAAAGAAATTGTGACTACCGAACGATTTGCCGGAACACCAAGTATATTTATGTTCTATCGTGGAAATTGGTGTCCGTTTTGTATGGCGCAAATTAAAGAAATAATAAATCAGCATGAAGAACTTACCAAACGAAACATCAATACTATTTTTATAAGTTCGCAACCACATGGTTTTAGTAAAAAATTAGCCAAAAAATATCCGCTAGATTTTCAGTTTTTAGTCGATATCAATTGTAATGTTGCCAAGCAATTGAATATTTTTACCGAATACGGTTTGCCATTTGGCTTTCAAATTTTTGGTTTTAAATCTGACATGATTCTACCAACAGTTGTCATTACAGATTCTAATGAAAAAATCATTTACACCAATGAAACCGATCAGTATCGCTCTCGTCCTGAACCGTCTATTTTACTGAAAATCATTGATGAGAATGTGTAA
- a CDS encoding DUF2851 family protein — MTVKEDFLYYLWKFGKLHLQKLETSQKETIQIINLGTHNHHAGPDFFNAQLRVGNQLWAGNVEMHVNASDWFVHHHEKDKNYDNVILHVVWNHDMDVHRKDNSVIPTIVLKDFTDFTQIQRYVTLMNSPKKWINCENEFPVLDDFQLENWLERLYLERLETKSIEIETLVKATKYDWEAVLFRLLAKGFGLKLNSEAFFEAACSVDFSTIRKLSAKQFSLEAFLFGIFGLLSQEVTQEKYYEQLLREYNYLTHKFEYAKKAAIPVQFFRTRPPNFPTIRASQLATLYHQQDNLFSKIITSTSIDELYTILRVATASFWETHYTFEKISPKRKKILSKNFIDVLLINSIIPLKYCYERYLGTSNIEDIFALLRTITPEKNSIIQKFSTKNIAIENAMHTQALLELKKKYCNAHQCLQCAVGNALLK; from the coding sequence ATGACTGTGAAAGAAGATTTTCTGTATTATTTATGGAAATTTGGGAAACTACATCTGCAAAAGCTAGAAACTTCTCAAAAAGAAACTATTCAAATTATTAACTTAGGAACGCATAATCATCATGCTGGACCAGATTTTTTTAATGCGCAATTACGTGTTGGAAATCAATTATGGGCAGGAAATGTGGAAATGCATGTCAATGCTTCAGATTGGTTTGTGCATCATCATGAGAAAGATAAAAATTATGATAATGTCATTTTGCATGTCGTTTGGAATCATGATATGGATGTGCATCGAAAAGACAATTCTGTCATTCCCACAATAGTGTTAAAAGACTTTACTGACTTTACACAAATCCAGCGGTATGTTACCTTGATGAATTCACCCAAAAAGTGGATTAATTGTGAAAATGAGTTTCCCGTACTGGATGATTTTCAGCTTGAAAACTGGCTCGAACGTTTGTATTTGGAGCGTTTGGAAACAAAATCGATTGAGATAGAAACATTAGTAAAAGCAACGAAGTATGATTGGGAAGCTGTTTTATTCAGATTGCTTGCCAAAGGTTTTGGGCTTAAACTAAATAGTGAAGCCTTTTTTGAAGCGGCTTGTTCGGTAGATTTTTCTACAATACGAAAACTCAGCGCGAAACAATTTTCTTTGGAAGCATTTCTCTTTGGGATTTTTGGATTGCTTTCGCAAGAGGTAACTCAGGAAAAATACTATGAACAATTGTTGCGGGAATACAACTATCTCACGCACAAGTTTGAGTACGCTAAAAAGGCAGCAATTCCAGTGCAATTTTTCAGAACGCGTCCGCCAAACTTTCCGACTATTCGCGCATCACAATTGGCAACTTTGTATCATCAACAAGATAATTTATTTTCAAAAATAATTACTTCAACTTCCATTGACGAATTGTATACAATCTTACGAGTGGCAACAGCTTCTTTTTGGGAAACACATTATACTTTTGAGAAAATTTCGCCCAAGCGAAAAAAAATCCTTTCCAAAAATTTTATAGATGTGTTGTTAATCAATAGTATTATTCCGCTTAAATATTGTTACGAGCGTTATTTGGGAACATCGAATATAGAAGACATTTTTGCATTGCTCCGAACCATTACACCAGAGAAAAATAGCATCATTCAAAAATTTTCAACTAAAAATATTGCTATTGAAAACGCAATGCATACGCAGGCTTTGTTAGAGTTAAAGAAAAAGTATTGCAATGCACATCAATGTTTGCAATGTGCTGTTGGAAATGCGCTATTGAAATAA